The Meles meles chromosome 6, mMelMel3.1 paternal haplotype, whole genome shotgun sequence genome has a window encoding:
- the TMCO5A gene encoding transmembrane and coiled-coil domain-containing protein 5A, whose product MEEHKNTQLDYDLPLSFSSYPSILHCSSPQAPHCPPEVIATANPPSKPALPRSERVEILRLVQSKRNINSLNMDLERDMQRIDEANQELLLKIHEKENEIQRLESEITQTRDLAEDEEWEENCTAVEREKALQELEEETARLDRKNETLVHSIAELQRKLTRKSHRATKCEQDKTKGSPEESKAKLQQLEASCADQEKELAKVMEDYVFVTQLCEDQALCIKKYQETLRKIEEELETRFLEREVSKVLSLNFIRKESNSQNHKDHSLQKKGTWFCKRTFQYVFFTTLFFIRLLGYLFFHISFINPDLLINILPKILSRDILWKLRCFLFPSLTLETEDMLPH is encoded by the exons ATGGAAGAACACAAGAACACTCAGCTAGATTATGA tctccctctttccttcagctcctatccatccatccttcacTGCTCTTCGCCCCAAGCACCCCATTGCCCTCCTGAAGTGATAGCCACTGCAAATCCCCCATCCAAACCAGCCCTTCCAAG GTCAGAGAGAGTGGAAATCTTAAGATTGGTCCAGTCAAAGAGGAACATTAACAGTTTGAACATGGACCTTGAAAGGGATATGCAGAGAATAGATGAAGCAAATCAGGAACTTCTTCTCAAAATCCACGAGAAAGAAAACGAGATTCAGAG GCTGGAAAGTGAGATCACCCAGACCAGAGACTTGGCCGAAGatgaggagtgggaggagaaCTGCACTGCAGTAGAGAGGGAAAAAGCCTTGCAGGAGCTGGAAGAAGAAACAGCCAGACTC GATAGGAAGAATGAGACTCTGGTCCACAGTATAGCAGAACTTCAAAGAAAG CTTACAAGAAAATCACATAGGGCAACCAAGTgtgaacaagacaaaacaaagggATCCCCAGAAGAGTCAAAG GCCAAGTTACAACAGCTGGAAGCTTCCTGTGCAGACCAAGAAAAAGAGCTAGCCAAG GTAATGGAAGACTATGTATTTGTGACTCAGCTCTGTGAGGATCAGGCCCTCTGCATAAAG AAGTACCAGGAAACATTgaggaaaatagaagaagaacTAGAGACTCGGTTCCTTGAAAGAGAAGT ATCAAAAGTCTTGAGCTtgaattttataagaaaagagTCTAACAGCCAAAATCATAAG GATCATTCTCTACAAAAGAAGGGAACATGGTTCTGCAAAAG GACTTTTCAATATGTCTTTTTCACCACCCTATTTTTCATCAGACTGCTGGGCTACTTGtttttccatataagttttaTAAATCCAGATCTCCTTATCAACATACTGCCCAAGATACTGAGCAGGGACATCCTGTGGAAGCTAAGATGCTTCCTCTTTCCATCTCTCACACTTGAGACAGAGGACATGTTACCTCACTGA